The following DNA comes from Ardenticatenales bacterium.
TCTCTGGAGACGGGACCAATTTCCCGCGCTCAATTCCATTTTCAGCAGAGAAAATTGGTCCAATCTGGTTTAGCAGTCTGCTAGAGAGAAATATAAAATGTGACTATTGAGTTCACTGAAAAAACCGGGTTTTTCGATGGTCCGGCTGAAATTACCAGAGTGGTTCATGTGTAAAAACCCGGTTTTGGGCCTTTTTTCAGTAGAGTCAACTATTCACGTCTCCGAGAGATTTGTAGACATCAATAAGATTCAACCAGAGCAAATTGGTCCAATCTGGGCAGATGACCTGTATAGTCACTATAAAATTACGTTGTCAGATTGAAGGAGCGATCAATGTCCGTTCCTTATCGGGGAAAATAGTAGCCAGGGGTGGAAGTAGCTATGTCCAATCATCACGATCAATGAGAATTGCTAATACCAGTCTCTCTTCAAGCGTGTTTTCCTGGCTGATGGGTTCATCTGCATCCTGGTTTCACGGGGAAGAACTCTCCGCGGCAATGATACCGTCGGCGCATCCGTATTTAAGATGGCAAATAACGGATGCGCTGGGAGGGTTCTTACATGGCGGATAGTCCAAAGTTAATTTTGCATGAACCGTAACGACTAACGCTCTCTGGAGACGGAGATTGGTCCAATCTGGTTTAGCCGTTACCACGAACCCTAAGGAAAATCTTGTGAAAAGCGTGGAATTCTCGCAAACGGTATGCAAGGGATATTTGCGTATCGTGGACACGGACGCCAGCGTGGATTTATCCGTCAAGGCCGGCATTGCCCTGGATGAAACGGGTTCTTTGCGATCACGCGACCTTGCTCCCAATTCAGCTATTGTCCAGGCCCTCTGGGAACGTAACATTTTCTCGTGCTCATCGGACATTGAGCGTATGGGGATGGAATTGTTGGCATTGGGGAAGCGTGTTCGCAACAGGAATCTGGCGTTAACATCATTCATTATGCAGCAATCCGAATATGTTCGGATCACAACAGCGGAGCGGCAAGTGGATGACACACGCATATGGAGCATGGGCCGTAGCGTCCTAACATCGCCCAATGGGCAAACATTTTACCGCGATGTGTGGATTGACTCGTCCGAAGATGTACTCGCTGAGTTTGCTTCCAACACTGACGCCATGCTGGCGGAACTCGGCGATGTAAACATCACGACCTCTCCATCCCTCACTATACCTGGAACCGTGATATTTCCTCCGGGAACGGGTGGCTATTTTATCCATGAAGTATTTGGGCATATGTTGGAAGGCGATCTGGTTAGCCAGGGCGTTTCCGTTTTTGGCAAGCATATCCATCTGGGCGACCGAATTGGTCCTGATTTCCTGAATGTGGCTGATGATCCGGCCGGATTTTCAGAACATATCGGACTTGCCGCCGTGGATGATGAAGGCGAACCGTTGAACCGTATTCCGCTTGTGTCCGCGGGAACCTTGAGCGGATACATTTGCGACCGGGAAACCGCGGCTTTGTTGGGAGATGGTGTTGGCGCCGGATGCGCAAGGCGACAATCTTATAAGCATAAGGCTGTTCCCAGAATGCGTTCCACCTTTGTGTCGCCGACCGGAACAGGGAATGATCTCAACCAGATAATCGCGGACACGGAAAGCGGTTTCCTGGTGTCACAACTCATAGCGGGCAACGTCAACCCCATGACGGGCGATTTCATGCTCATATGTGGTAATGGATACGTCATCGTTGATGGACAAATAACAACCCCGGTACGTGGCGTCACACTATACGGCAATGCGCTTACCGCGATGAGAACAATTGACACGATTGGTAGCGATTTTAAGATGATACCCTTGCAATGCGCGAAAGCAGGTCAGATCCTTCCGGTTTGCGCCGGTTCTCCTACTATCAGAGTACATGATCTTATAGCCACAAGGAATATCTAATGGAGGACAGGTTCCTGGAAGACATTGTGAGCAATTGTCTGCGGATGGGTTGTTCCGAAGCAGAGGCGTCGGTTAGAACCGGGGTTTCGGCAAGAGTTGGTCCAGAACAGACAATTCGCATTAAAGAGCAGGTTTCTCATACGCATTTGAGCGTGCGTGTCCTGCGGGATGGGAAACTGGGGTCAGCGAGTGGTTCCGCACTCAACAGTACGTCAGCAGAGGTGCTGTCTGAAATGGCTGTTCGCTCGGCCCTGTCGAACCCCGTTCTCCATTATCCCCCGCAAATATGCACCGACAATGCGCTGCCGGAAAAAGGCAACTCGATCACAAAGGAAGCATTGCCTCTCGATACCTGGATTGACTGGATCGAAAACGAAGCTTTACTGATTGGGCAGACCTTTGATTGCCAACTTCATTCCTTGTTGTTTGGATATGAAGCCTGGGGCGTAACTTTCTTCAATTCCAAGGGAATAATCGGGCGGTATCAGGCAGACCGGTCAATGGTTACGGGTTTGACCCAACCGGACCCTCGTTATTCAAGGCAACCCACTTTTCTGATGTGTCATGGCGTCATGCCGGGCACAAATCTGGTGAATATCCTGGCGGAAGACCATTTTACCGCCCGCCTATGGTGTAGTACAGCCAGGTCCGTTGAAAACTTAAAGGGGCGCGTTCGCTTTTCCCCCATCGCTGCCGCACAACTGTTATCGCTGATGGCGCAAGCATTCAATGGGCAAAACATTCTGCATCGGCGTTCTTTCTTGCGCCAGGAGCAGTTCAATAAACAGGTAGGAAATCCTGCTCTTTCCATCGTGGACGACCCTGTCGCGCCGGGAAGCGCCGCCCAAATTCCGTTTGATGCTGAAGGTGTTCTCGCTAAACGGAAATACTTGATCAAGAAGGGTGTTTTCGTGAATGCCCTGTGTGATACGAGTACCTGGGCGGTTATTGGTTTTGGTAGCCCTGGCAATGCGCACCTGGTTCCCCCCAACTTTGAAACGAGAATCACGCCCAGCAATCTGATGATAGAGCCTTCTGGTCAGGATGCAGAGGAGGATTATGCGCATTATGTGGAATACCTGGGGGGGCAAAGTCTGATCGACATGGGAACAGGGATATTAAGTGGTGTGGCAACGGGTTACAGCGTCACTGCATCCAAGAAGATCCCCATGATGTTTCGACTGGGGCTAGACGTTGATGCTATTTTTGCCGGCATGAAACCTACCTCCACGCCCGAATGGGTTGGTTCGGTGTGCGTACCTGCCTTGGACTTCATAATCAAATGAACAGCAATTTGATGAGCGAGTGCGTGATTAATTTCGAAAACGTCATGTTTTCGTACAACGAAAAAGAAAACGCGGTTGACGACTTAACGATGTGTATCCACCGTGGACAATCGCTGGCAATTCTGGGTCACAATGGCGCTGGAAAAACGACGACTTTGCGGTTGATTCTGGGGCTGTTGCATCCGCAACAAGGCCGTATCCTGGTCAATGGTCTTGCTCCCGATTCCCCGTTGATACCACGCGGCATGATAGCCTATATGCCGGAGACAGGCGGGATATATGATAGATTGACCGGGTTTCAAAACCTGGTATTTCGGGCACGCGCCGCGAATGTTGATCCAACTGACATTCATGCCAGATCCACATTCTGGCTGGAAAAGCTGGGACTTCTGCAAAGAGGCGATGAAAAGGTGGGTTACTGGTCAAAGGGACTGAAGCAACGGCTCTCGCTGGCCTGTGCCTTGATTTGCAACCCACGGCTCCTGCTCCTGGATGAACCCACTAATGGGCTTGATCCGGAGAGTCTTTCTATCGTCATGAAGGTGCTGCAAGAGACCAATGCTCAGGAAACAACGCTCCTCATTTGCAGCCATGACCTGAATGCCGTTCAGCAAGTGTGTAACCAGATGATCATTATTCAGTACGGCAGACTCCTACACATGAGTTCCATAGAGGACGCTACTCCTGAATTGCTGCGCGAGAAGTATCTGGAATTGACAACGACAAGGTAACTAGGGGTTCGCTCGGAATTAACTTGGGACTTTCCAATACATAGGACCCTTCACGTGCACTCTTTCATGCGACGTGGAGGCGGGAAGCGCCATGATCAATTGATGTGTTTGCGTGGTACAAGCATTCTTCCGGCACATCCCTCGATTCCAATCTTATGATCGGATGTGTCTTTCGGAGCGGAGTCTCTCCGCGGCGCTTCACTCCTTGAGTAGCACCTTCACGGAAGCCGTCTTGACGCGAAACGACTTGCATGATGAGATGCTTTTGGCCTGAAACGGGGCTTCCGGGAAGGTTTGTTGGCAGGGTCCCCTGAGAATGAATAGATACCAAACCGAAATGAATATGCAACAGGTAATCACGGACATCATAACAGTCACGCGCAAAGAGGTATGGGAGTTGAGGCATTCAATGCGCCATTTATACTGGTTGCTCGTCTGGCTCCTGATGCCGGTTTTTCTGGTGTACGGAAACACAAGTCGGAGCCTGGTACCGATATCTTCTTTGTATCTGTTTCTTCCTTCTCTACTTGCGCTGATGACGAGCGGTCAAATCGTACTGGACACGATCCTGGGAGAGAAAAAAGCGAAAACATTGGAGGTGCTGCTTTCTACCGGTATTTCTCCGGTGGCCATCATTATTGGCAAAATGATCCCGGCCATCGTCATCGGTTACACGCTTTCACAGCTAGGCCTTCTTGGATTGAACGCATTTTCTCTGCTTGATGGACTCCCCACGACGCTGGCGACAAACTGGTTTTTGATCATCAATCCACTTACAGCAGCTTATCTGGCAAGCTGTGTGGTTATTATGACGACGATTCTAATCCCTGATGAGCGGATCTCACCAACGGTAGCCATGCTTCTGGTGTTAATTCCTCTTGTCTTCCTAGGATATCTTTATAACCACATGGTTTGGTCAGTACTCAACATGTTCCTGCTCAGCATAGGCGTGATTCTTTTCTGTGGGTTGTTAACATGGTTCGCCGCAACAACTATCAAGCGAATCCCTCTATTTACGCAAATCTAGCTAACGGATTGAACCGTTAGCTTGGTTTTCCCTCAATCCTACTGTTGAGGTTCCCGGTCAGGTTCTTTTACTCATCAAAATTAAAAGGAGATACCGATGCAAAAACCAGAGTATGTATCCAATGTAGCTGCTTGTTTAATCGATCCGGCGGTTGCTTTTGCCATGTGGACGACTGGTATCTGGATTGGTTGTGGTGTTGTCTTGAATGCTGCTATGTAGTAGCGCATAGTGATAACAAGGTTGCCTGACCAGGACTTTATACAGCACGCCGTGATTTAGTCATGGTGTGTCAGCGAAGAAGCACGCTCGTGTGCATCGCTACCACGTATCCGCCGACACGGGCGTGTTTCTTGCCTGACATGGCCTGTCACTGATTCGCTGGAGGATGATGAGAACCCATGTACCCTATTATTTCAGCACCGCGAAAAATCAAATTGCAACCTGACTACTCGACTATTTATGTGAATACAGGAAGGATTTACGTTAATGAATCGGCGGCCTCTATTCTCCGCCTATGTAACGGGACGAACACCCCGGACGATATAATTGAACAACTGATCATTAAGTATGATGAAAAACCGGAGATCGTTACGGATTTTGTTCGTGAGTTTT
Coding sequences within:
- a CDS encoding TldD/PmbA family protein, giving the protein MKSVEFSQTVCKGYLRIVDTDASVDLSVKAGIALDETGSLRSRDLAPNSAIVQALWERNIFSCSSDIERMGMELLALGKRVRNRNLALTSFIMQQSEYVRITTAERQVDDTRIWSMGRSVLTSPNGQTFYRDVWIDSSEDVLAEFASNTDAMLAELGDVNITTSPSLTIPGTVIFPPGTGGYFIHEVFGHMLEGDLVSQGVSVFGKHIHLGDRIGPDFLNVADDPAGFSEHIGLAAVDDEGEPLNRIPLVSAGTLSGYICDRETAALLGDGVGAGCARRQSYKHKAVPRMRSTFVSPTGTGNDLNQIIADTESGFLVSQLIAGNVNPMTGDFMLICGNGYVIVDGQITTPVRGVTLYGNALTAMRTIDTIGSDFKMIPLQCAKAGQILPVCAGSPTIRVHDLIATRNI
- a CDS encoding ABC transporter ATP-binding protein, producing the protein MNSNLMSECVINFENVMFSYNEKENAVDDLTMCIHRGQSLAILGHNGAGKTTTLRLILGLLHPQQGRILVNGLAPDSPLIPRGMIAYMPETGGIYDRLTGFQNLVFRARAANVDPTDIHARSTFWLEKLGLLQRGDEKVGYWSKGLKQRLSLACALICNPRLLLLDEPTNGLDPESLSIVMKVLQETNAQETTLLICSHDLNAVQQVCNQMIIIQYGRLLHMSSIEDATPELLREKYLELTTTR